A genomic stretch from Aedes albopictus strain Foshan chromosome 2, AalbF5, whole genome shotgun sequence includes:
- the LOC109621845 gene encoding transmembrane protein 43 homolog: protein MNFVDVLKSCWLMTLIGSVLLTAGTCVLFWNEARAISTSLSLDEALNDAITVSGERPYDKTYEGRLVHLTGPIVTGEPLTEPDYNIQVQAVKLKRRVQMYQWVEEYVENRYGEAVATVQTEERTYYYTMDWRDELVDSRSFYIRTGHHNPTSFPMETKVYVSERVHIGQYELGDAMKERFKKFIEVTSDTRPEDPSVKLHAGLYYHCNDIWNPEIGDIRIQFAYAGLEGSTYTVVGKLENGKIVPYESSHARKVLLIYPGELSLQETFKLEQHSKRLTTWGWRLIGWIMLFLSATCSASILQYVAAQSRVLRQFVPDPSFPVSTNLTMSFSLALAITSVAWIVHRPMLGSGIFFAAVSPFLYCARGLFNNNYQRMD from the exons ATGAACTTTGTAGATGTGCTAAAATCATGCTGGCTGATGACCTTGATCGGTTCGGTTCTGCTAACTGCCGGCACCTGTGTGCTGTTCTGGAATGAG GCTCGTGCAATTAGCACATCTCTCTCGTTGGACGAGGCACTGAATGATGCCATCACGGTCAGCGGAGAACGGCCTTACGACAAGACTTACGAAGGAAGATTAGTACATTTAACTGGTCCCATTGTTACCGGTGAACCACTGACCGAACCGGATTATAACATTCAAGTGCAGGCCGTTAAACTGAAACGGCGGGTGCAAATGTACCAATGGGTTGAAGAATATGT AGAAAATCGCTATGGCGAAGCAGTTGCTACTGTTCAAACAGAGGAACGTACCTACTACTATACCATGGATTGGCGTGACGAGCTGGTTGATTCACGAAGTTTCTACATCCGTACCGGCCATCACAATCCCACGTCTTTCCCCATGGAGACCAAAGTTTACGTTTCAGAGCGAGTTCACATCGGTCAGTATGAACTCGGGGATGCTATGAAGGAGCGATTCAAAAAATTCATCGAAGTAACTTCGGACACCAGACCGGAAGATCCGTCCGTGAAGCTGCATGCTGGCCTGTATTATCATTGTAATGATATTTGGAATCCGGAAATCGGTGACATCAggattcagtttgcttacgctggCCTGGAAGGCTCGACG TACACGGTCGTTGGCAAACTGGAAAACGGTAAAATCGTTCCATACGAATCATCCCACGCCAGAAAGGTGCTTCTGATCTACCCAGGGGAGCTTTCTCTGCAGGAAACATTTAAACTGGAACAACACTCCAAGCGTTTGACCACCTGGGGCTGGCGGCTAATCGGCTGGATTATGCTGTTTCTGTCGGCCACCTGTTCGGCATCGATCTTGCAATATGTGGCAGCACAAAGTCGCGTTCTTCGGCAGTTCGTGCCGGATCCAAGTTTTCCTGTGTCCACCAATTTGACGATGTCGTTCTCGCTGGCTCTGGCAATAACCTCGGTGGCCTGGATTGTTCATCGACCCATGCTGGGAAGCGGAATATTCTTTGCGGCGGTGTCTCCTTTTTTGTACTGTGCTCGTGGATTATTCAACAACAACTATCAACGCATGGACTGA